In the Pongo abelii isolate AG06213 chromosome 2, NHGRI_mPonAbe1-v2.0_pri, whole genome shotgun sequence genome, CTCCCTCCTTTTGATCTGTGGCCTGGGAAAATGTGGTTTCTTTGTAtttcaaataaaagtaaaatagttTTTTGAGTGGTTCACTCAAGAGTAAAGTGTGGAACTTGAATTGATTCTTTAGTGTCCTATTTaagttctttcttaaaaaaaaaaaatctctcagatCTATTTCATGGGATTATGGAAAGTTAAACCTTGTCTTAGTGGGTAGTAATTTCTATTTGTGATTTTAATGAGGACtgtgaaaatatatgtaaaatttactTGTCTTGAAACTAGTTACAATGGCTGTGGAAGAGTTAACAGCTCATggggaaaaaataacttttaatataaaaGCTCAAATTATTAAATTGGGACATAAATTTTTTATACTTCCTGAGTCCATTACTATGTTACAGAATGGTAATTCACTTAGAAAGATaacttttcaaaatgaaagaTTAAAGGACTCAGTAGCCAAGTTATCAGGTTAAGAACATATAATATGTTTTAGAAAATTCTACATCAAAGATGTAAGTAAAATTAATTCATATAAGTATGTATCTACTTATCTATGGTTCTGCTATGGTTTGATGTGTCCCCCAagagttcatgtgttggaaacttagtTGCTAATTTAACAGTACTAAGAGATGGAGCCTTTAAGAGGTAATACGgtgatgagggtggagccctcgtgAATGGATTTATGCCATTATTACAGGTATCGGTTCTCAagagagtgggttgttataaaagCTTGCCCACACTTGTTTGTCCTTCTATTTTTTACACCCTATTATGTTTTGATGCAGTATGAAAACCCTTGCCAGAAGCTGCTGGCAAAtaaactccagaactgtgagccaaacaaacttttcttataaattacctggtcttcGGTATTCTcccatagcaacagaaaatggactaagatagttTCCAAATAAGCCTCTACTACTACTAACAGTAACTACCAATATAAGAGCATGTACCAGGTCTGAAGCACTGTCTTATACACTGTACGTGTACCTGCTATATGCAATACTCAGTACATCCTCACAAACTGTATTAGATTTACTTCCACAGCTGTATAGCTAATAAGTGGTAGAATCAGGAAGGATTCTGGTTCATAGCCATTCTGCTATACTGCCTAGTTATTATTAACACCTTTGAAGGTTGTCCATTCCTGCTTTTCTTTAGTTTTGGCTCCCATGACTAGCCATTAGCATATacactggaaaaaaatataaggACCATATTGAACTCTAAAAAATCAGTATCACTGTTATAGAACTATAGTTGTGGAAAAACTTTCAAAAGGTCCAGAATGACCAGGAAAACCATATCCCAATTCAGTAACTACTCCTTTCCCATTTAAGAAACcaaaactttgaaataaaatatttatttcagataATATTTCCATAGTGAAGGTAAAGCAAATATACATGCTTGAGTCCATTATTTAAGGACTATAAAATGACTTCCATGAATATTAGAGTTCCTGAATGTCATTTGAGTATCTGCCTACATGCTTGTTGGAAGCTTCTGTAGCCTTTTCTTTGCAGGAATTCCAGTTTTTCTgaattcttccctttccttcaggtattccattttgcattcttcaTAAAAGGCTGGATCATTATAGCTatgagaaggaaatgaaaatattttcaagtaaatAATCCTGCATGTGTTAAATGTAACCTTACTTTAATTACTAATATTCAGACATCTGGTTCATCAGGCTCAATCTTTAGAAGTACACTTTTAGTAATGGTTACAAATTCACTGTTAACTTTATGCTACCAAACTAAAGACcaaatcattcatttttatatagcACTGTCACAGAATAGAGCAATGAGAAGCACAGCTCCTGTCCTGGGAACCCACGGTGTAAAGGACAAGTAAAGACTGGATTAAAATTAAATCTACAAAATACTGTGACAGAGGTATGGCCCAGTGCACCATGGAAACAAGGAAGAAATGGGGAGGGCAGAGGTATCAAGGGGAAATGCTTGAGTTGTATTTTGAAAGACCAACAGAAATCCATATAGAAGGCAAGTGTGGGAAGGCACATGGATGAGGACAAACTAATGCATGAAAAACTGCAAGTAGATAGGTACCACTATAGCAGATTATGCACATAGGAGAAAAGGCCTGAAATGAAGATGGAATGGGCAAAAGTCAAATCATGATGTGCCATTTATGCTATACGAAGAAATTAAAATCAATCCTGAAGAAAATGGGGCACAATTAATAGAGCACCTCACCTGTAAGATCAGTTTTGTGTCTTGGATGAATCTGACAACATGTGGCAGATAGGACAAAAGGAGGCAAGCAAGGTTAGAGGCAAGACAGCCAATAAACTGTTAAAATAATCCAGGCAAAAAATGATGGAAGGCGCAGGCCAAAGGAGGAGCTgtaggaatgaaaaggaagagaTGATGTGCAGGAAATTTCAGAAATCAATAGGAAATAACCAATTAAAGTTAGGAGACAAGACTGTAGATACTAGACTACTGTATAATTGACAAAGACACGTTGTAGGACGAGCAAAAGGAGCCCAGTTCATTTTTGGActtgaacaaagaaacaaatgttaCTTTTTATAGTAAGTAATTGAACTCATGGGTGCAAACTAAACTTCCTCAGATTTAAGAATGAGAAGAGAACTTGGGGAATCACCAACTTTAAGGAGCAGATTAAAAACACTGAGAAGTACAAAGAGATGTTGGGAAAACGGGAAAAAGTATTATCAGGGAAGACAGAGGAGACTTTTAAGAAGGGGTTGCCAGAGAGAGGTCGAGTAAAAGAGAAGGAGCAGTTCGTTGGATTTGTCTACCATCAGCCCACTAGAGCCTTTACAAAGGGCAGGCTCAGTGATGTGAGGACAGAAATCAGATCATAGtgtattaaggaaaaaaatgaaagtaagaggtagaaataaaggagcaaaaacaatgtttcaaaatgaGAGAGGATAGCAGTTACATTCATTTCAGGGAAATGTCAATAGTAATTAACAAAGCAGAACACCCTCTtatttaaagatgaataaatacTATTTCTTAGTGTATCTGGGGACTCAAAGTCAAGTACAATTTTCCCTaataattttccatttactttCAGTTAATGTCACATCCACTGCTTATCTCTTCTAAACAAGCAGAAACAGCCATCCTTCCtagcccctctcctcccctcagaTGGACTAgaatctgttattttcttcttgtatttctagggggtgagagagagaaggataTTCAAATGATTAATATtcagataaataaatactaaTCATAAAAGAGCgaacatttactgaatacctatCATGGTAAATGTGTTTACATGCAGTACCTCACAATCACTCCATAAGATATAATTATTCCTTCTTACAATGAGGAGCCTGCCTAAGGTAACACGGCTAGCTAAGCTCTCACTGATAAAGAAGCTGAACCCAGGTTGCCCTCTCTGCAGTCTATACTCCTGTCTACTCTGCTCTAGAGCTGCCCTGACTGGAGTGAAGGATAATATGTCAAACTAGCAATAACAATTATGATGACTGAATCtgagatataaaaattatttaatcaatGTATAAGACAGAATTTAATAATTCAGTCATACAAAAGTTTAAGAGATTCATTTACTCAGTAAACATTTCTTGGAAGCACTCGGGAATAGAACTGAAAGAATATTAAGTCACAGAATGAACTTCTACTCCTATATGGTAAAGCACTGAGTACAATACCTGGACCATAAATAAGGGCTGCTGTTGATATtattaacttaagaaaaaaaatcaatattgatTATGTTTCATCATTTACAAATATAGCAAATATAGAGATGAGTTTACATAATCTCTAAAGTCTTTTCCAACTCCACCATTCTAAAAAAAGGTCTATAAgtttatgtgtacatattttatttaaaaaaatatagggTCAGGtgttcattacatttttatttaatcctctAAGATTCATACCATACTGACATATACGCTGCACAGGCTAcagaaattaaaggaaataaaggcTTACCAAAACTAAGATCTCTCAACATTCAATTAACAATACTTACTAAAGTATTCTGCAATCTTATCTGTCAATAATGTGGGCAATAGAACATGGGTGAATAAATCAGCAAGTGAATTCAAAGAACTTCAtacatttttacttaaatttaaGGAACTACAACAAAATATTAGTGAACATgatactataaaattattttaaaagtgaatttggttaacttaaaaaatctaaatttacCTTTATATCATCCATATGATTTATCTCAACTTTCTAGGAGTTAAATTATATTAATCCAACAAATCACAAGGCTGGAGAAAGTCTCAGAGatattttaatttagttatctttacaatagaataaacaaaaatcaGTCTGTACTATATTTTACAGATCAAACTGTTCATgaaaaaagatttattaaatagtgaaaaatcatatatttttgtCTGCTGACAATGCTTTTTAATCAGATACAATGCTGAGAAAATTTGAAAAGACTCTTTCATAAATATGTTGCATTTTTAAGACTATACTGGAACTTTAGACTCAGCCAACAATATGATAAATTTGGTATGGAGAGGTACagaatatattacatgtaatgaGTTAAGTAACATACTCTTATCTACCACAAATACACATAGAAGCACAAACACTGAGACAACTACTTACTAAGCAGTTAGACATTCTTTCAATGCAGAATTTTCTTTCCGGCATTTTACTACCATAAGAACTCCAGAGTTCTTGCAACATTTGGtaaaatctgaaataaatttggaaggaaaaaattaCTTGTAATTACatctatataaatacacacacacatacacacatacacacaattttcttctttttagaaaaaaaaaagaaagcctgtcacccaggctggagtgcagtggcatgattatagctcactgcagccttgaacatcTATTATGTACAttgtgcttggcacatggtacCATGCTCAACAAAAGACATGTACACCAGTAAAAGGCAGAATAAGATGAGTGATATTCACTTTGTAGAAATAAATGTGATTTGAGAAGACGGAGAGAGGACTTCTGAGATGAAAGGCAAGGAGACTTCATAGAGACAGgatgtagagataggatttctaGTAGAGAAACAGTACAATCATGGGCTGCTTAACAATGaggatacgttctgagaaatgcatcatttggCAATTTCATCGTGGTCCAAAgatcagagtgtacttacacaaacctagatggtacagctgAGTAGATATCTAGGCTATTTTGTATagcctaggctacaaacctgtaccatatgttactgtactgaatactgcaggcaattatAACAGAAAGGTAAGTACTTGTATATCTAAAcatttctaaacatagaaaaggtacagtaaaaatacaccATTATCATCTTATggaaccaccatcatatatgtagTCTGTCATTGACCTAAACACTGTCATGCAGTGCACGACTGTATATTCTAGGAGAAATACAAAGACTTGACTCCTCCTTTGAAGGGGAATTGTTTCCAGACATTGGTATCTGTCGTCTAGTCTCTGCATGTCTTCTTAGTACCTGGCAACAAAAGCCGGTGGATGCCCACCTGATGGCAGCAAGGCATCCCTTTGCTTTTACACAACCCTGCCATGGTTTCTGAACTTCTAATAACAGGACTCCCATTTCATTCCCAAGTAAGTTCTAGGTGCCCTAGCTATTTCAAATGGCTTTCTGTCAAATTTCCACTCTGCTAGTTTGCTCTTTAAATTGTACTGGCACCTTGGGTATTCTGCCTTTTCAGGACCACAAACCCAGAAAAGCCTGGTGCCTATGCTACCCACAGGTGGGCCACTTACTACTCTGTCTTGTGTTTGCTTTGGGTCAGACTCAGTCCTGTCTTATCCCTTACACAGGACAATATGCTTTGCTCCTCATCTCTTGCAGCTACTCTCATGAACTATTCTGGTCCCTCCTTCTGACCACTGGCTGGCCTAGTTCCAGACTCTGCCACCCCTAATCTACTGTAAGTAAGCAACTATTTCCAAGTGAGATCTTAAACACCGTCCTTACAAAGAAGCTgtaggcaaaaaaataaaaataaaaataaattgtgtattGTGTTTTCTCAATATCttttgtaacttttaaaatacaaaataatcaagATTCCTCTCTTTTCTTGAGCTATGTGTTATCCTTCCAGGTACttgggattataaattatttataattgtctTAGACAGATATAATCTTAGGAGTGTCCGTGAAAATACATAAttatgtaacaaaaatatttttaaaccacaaGCAACCAAAAATGAGGTTTATTAAATGCATAAAAAATTCATTAGGGGGGCTTTGCTGGGACAAGAACCCTATAGCATAGATACCTGTATCCACTCTCAACATCATAGTGATACTTCCAAGAAAATTGGTGGAATAGGAAGAAGGAACAAGGGATGCAAGAAATGACtttaattcaaataatttaatgTGTGTGATCACATGAAGTGAGTGATACATAGTATTCCCCTTCAAGGACACACATGATTAGTTCCCTTTGGCTTCTGCTTCACTAGTCTCAGCAGTCCCAACATTTGTTCTCTCATTCCCAACCCAGCCTGTTAGACTCTAAACATAATCAAGTATCTTCTTTATTCCAAATACAAATGTTCTTGTTCCTCTTGATGCAGATGAGCTGGGCACACAGGTCAAATCAAACCAAGGGAAATTCCTTTGTGCCCTTTGACTAAGGACTCTCTAACACTCAAAAGGCAAAGCAGACTTATAGCCAGCTCATTTTCAGTGGAGATGCTGAAGGGTAGCCACATGGCTATCTAAAAGTCAACTAACTTTCACTCTGGAATGCCTATCTATTCCTAcatgttaatttttctatttatagcatGATGTTAAGATCTACCTTTACATAAGCAAAGACTAGGATCCCAAATAAAAAGACATGGGCAATCCTCAAACAATATGTATATAAAGTTAATCCGGAATTAGCTAAAGCTAGCTAAAGGCTTCTTTAAGAGAACTGCCATGTTCAATAGTGGTAATGAACCATGGGCTGGATTCCCCTGCACCACCTTACCTTTACTGTCTCCTTACTATACCTATACCAGACCAGTTCACCCAAATAATATCTGGAAGAAAGGTAATTAGATCATGAATTTTGCCTCATGAGAACACACTAGTTGACCAAACCTCAGTCCTTTTCTGTAAAACACAGACACAATGGCTGTTAGCAAATGCTTACTTTCTGAATTTAACAAACCCAATATTTTAACTTACTTGAGAAACTCAGAATAGGATGCTTAGGCATTgcattaagacttgttttatctaatattaataaaaatgtccTTGGTAGGGAACTGGTACAAAACAGCATTTACGTGTTCTGATCACAACAAAGGCATAGTTCTATATACTTTCACACTTGTCTAAATCTCTTCAGGAGTAAATATGACTGACCTGAAGCCTTAAGCTGTCTGCAAGGTTTTTGTCACTTGTTTAGCAACAAGATTTTAATGAGGACCTTTCTTTCATTCTACATTagcatatattcatataatagtGATGTTGCTAATACTGCCAACTGATTTCTAAAATGGAATTCTGAAACAAATCCAATTTAAATCACTTCCATCTTtcaatttacatgaaatgttAAAGAGCTTGTATATCTGATTCTATCAATAATTTTAATTactattaaaaactataaaatccaaatttcattcaattcagtcTATCTTAAGATAATACAAAAGAATATCAATAAACAGTAGGAATGTGGAGAGATTGTTAAAAGTTATTCCAGGGTTTAAAGTAAGGAGCACtcagtatattttttctttaagatatcAAGAACATAAAAGTCTgtgtctttcttttgtaaactctTAATTTATCTCAAAGAAAACACGTAATATCATATACTATTggtaaaaatattctttgaagccaggcatggtggctcatgcctgtaatgccagcactttggggtctaaggtgggtggatcacttgaggccaggagtttgagtccagactggccaacatggtgaaaccccatctctactaaaaatataaaaatcagctgggtatggtggcaggcgcctgtaatcccagctacttgagaggccaaggcaggagaatcacttgaacccaggaggagaaagctgcagtgagctgagatcatgccactgcactccagcctgggcaacagagtgagactctgtctcaaaaaaataattaaaaaaaaaaaattctttggatATAATTAAATTTGGCTCAAGATTAtctaggaaaaaaacataaagagaTAAAGTCTTCTCCTAACTTTAACATAATGGACAAAATAATTATTCACATTGTAATTAAGTACAAGTAGTCTATATAATTAAGTACAAGTAGTCATATCATAGTATAGTTTAACTATGATATGAAAAAAACTTGGGAGCTTCCATATAAAACAGTAAGAGAAgtaatttactttttaacttatttaatttatgGAACTTCCAGATATACTTTAATACTTAAATAATCCCCAATAATATGGTTCCTTAATTGAGCAAAGGATAAATATGACAACTGTGCATTGAACTAGAAATAGCAGATAGTTCATCTTTTACACTTTCTCTGCACATAGTTTCAAGCAACATCATTACTTTGCAAATGCAGTTATCCAGTTAGAACTAAAGCATTCACTGAGATGACAATTTTAAAACACaccaaattaaaagaaataatccccattatttcatttctctgattagaACCACTCTGTTCATATCtccattaatttgatttttaaaatgaattttttcacAACTATCTTTAGACACAGCACTTATTCCTAACTTTTCAGTACTTTAATTTCCTTAGCTAGTAAAGTCTTCAAAAAAATGCCTATTTTCTCCTAGCATTACAAAAAGCAAAGGCATATTTGGATACCaatataatttagaattttaacaTATAAGCTATAGGCAATATTTCCATAACTGCACCATCATCTTAATAGGTGGAAAAAAATTAGGACATCTTGTTTATTAAAGAACATAGTAGGGCAGACTTAAAAATCACCCTAAATTCATAATACATCATATCAACTCTACAAATAGGAATCTGAATCACAAAACTTTCCTTCCATAAAACTAGGTAAGAATAAAAGCAGAGAGGTACTTTAAACATAATGTAGAAAAGATCCTTTGAAAAGTTATTGAATTATAAGAGGTTTTACAAATATAGgactaaaaatgataaaatttgaaagaGGGTCTAAGTGCTGACTTTTAGTAAGATTTCCCTTCAGACAAAGGTGTCTGCAGTTTTAAATCTGTAACATAAATTAAAATCTACAAATAAATTTTCTCAAGAAAAGCTATCTTTTATGTGAAGACTTCTGTAGTGAACAGTCTAATGTCAGGTCCCTATAGACGATGCCTAAGTGCTGCGCCACTCTCAGTAATCATCATCCCTTCTGGAAGCTGTGAAGTAAAAAGTGCCTGAAGACAACAGGAGGTCACCCTCAGTTTTCAATGCAGGGATGAAGGTCTGAACCAAAGCAGAGACAATGAAGATAGTATTTTTGTCCTCTTCTTTCTAATGACTGCTCAGCTGAAGGAAATCAAGGCCACAGGGACACACAGCACATTATTCTGTATAACCAACAGCATGAACAGTATTTCATGAGGTTCTGACTTTATATACATTAGTCTATAAAATTTAGTAACACAATTGTAGGTCTCCCTGTGACCTCTGCATCAATGACCTAAGTAGTTTGGCTTTTGGAAAGAATCTAATCCAACCTATAGACAAAGCCAAATATAAATTAATTCCAGACTGGATGAGAAGTAAATTAGGATAAATTCAAGTAAGCTGAAAAATGTGCACCGGTAAGTCTTTTCCAGCAAACATTCTAGCcacccatccctacaaaaaaaaaaaaaaaaagagtaccacAGACAATTTTCTAAAGATCCATAAAACTATTAgttcaaatggaaaaatataatgTCCAGAAATGATAAACATCTTTTACAACAGGGGTCCCCTAAATCCCGGGCtgcagactggtaccagtccatggcctgttaggaaccaggcgaGACACCAGGAGGTGAGCGTCTGGCAagggagcattactgcctgagctccccacctcctgtcagatcagcagcagcattagattcttataggagcacaaaccctctTGTGaagaactgtgcatgcgagggatctaggctgcacactccttatgagactctTAACTAATggctgatgatctgaggtggaatagtttcatcccaaaaccactgGAAAAGTGTCTTCCACaaaattggtccctggtgccaaaaaggttggggatcgcTATCTCACAAGACATATATTGAAATAGTGGCTTCTTCACTGCACtacatctttaaaaacatttccattttcaaaGGCAAATCTATACACTGCAGATGGGAACTCACCAAATCACtaccttaattttaaagaaaagattcaTTTGTAAATACtgcattagtttttctttaattacCAAAGTAGaacgaaaagaaaaaattatctacaTTCCTGTCTTCATGATAgcaacagctaatatttattgtgtttataATAGACACTGTCCAATGATTTAATTAATGATTCACATGTATTAGCTGATTCAATAAATTAcaatatttaagtattttctcatttattcaggGGCTCATAaaatatcattcattcattcaacaagacATTTTCAAAGTACTTACTGTGTGTGTAAACACTGTGCTAGCTTCTGGGGTTACCATGTAGAGTAAGAAAGGGTTCCTACTCTGTGGGAGCTAACAATAGCCCCTGAGGAAGACAAGTAATCTTCAAATGCTAACAGTTGAGTTGCTATCTGCTCTGGGCAGGCAGGGTGCTATGGAAGCACAGAATGGGAACCTCAAACATACTCAGGAGGGAATTCCAATGTGAAGTATTCTGTGATGGACACTGTGTTGTGTTAGCAAATGAAGAGAGGGAACAGTATTCTGGACAAAGGGAAGGGCATAGGTCTGGAGGTGAACAGGCAGGACATATTACAGAGAATAATTCAGAATGGTTGGTACATTTGCTATTagcctgtgtgtgcgtgtgcgtgtgtgtgtgtgtgtgtatgtgtgtgtgtgtgtgtggtggatgTCAGGTGGAGGAGAAAAGGCATGTACCAAGTATGACCAGCAGGCaatgttaaaatgtatatttgCTATTagcttgtgtgtttgtgtgtgtgttgggggcggTGGTGGTAAATGTCAGGTGGAGGAGAAAAGGCATGTACCAAGTATGATGAGTAGGCaatgttaaaatgtatatttgctattagcttgtgtgtgtgtgtgtgtgtgtgtgtgtgtggcaaatATCAGatggaggagaaaaggcatatacCAAGTATGACCAGTAGGCAATGTTAAAATGTTTAGGCTGTGTTCTAAGGGCTATCGAAATCCTCAAAAGAGTTTGCACAGTGGAATGACaagatcatttttcttctgcacaGAACCTTAGAGtaggcagaggaaacagaacTGGAAATAAGAAAACTGGATAAAAAGTTAGTACAATAGTACAAGGGGCTAAAAACATTTAAACCTGTAGCAGACAAAGTAGGAAAGGACAGAAGTgagtgaataaaaatgaaaccagaGAGAACTAACAGGACTTGGAATATAATTATTTATGAGTGTAACAGGAGGAGTCAAGGATAACCCCTAATTTTCTTGCTGGGTGCATGATGGCCCAGGTTGATGACTTAAAAAAcaccagaaaaacaaacaaaagcactgTTTTACATAACACACACTCACCAAAAAGGAATAGCATATGAATTTGTTCTGTTTTGGTGGAGGAAGATGGAATAAAGATGACAATGAATTTAGGACATGTTCAGTTAAGGCGCCTGTGAAACATCCAAGTAGAAGGCAGTTAGCTATGA is a window encoding:
- the CMC1 gene encoding COX assembly mitochondrial protein homolog isoform X2, giving the protein MREKAKERCSEQVQDFTKCCKNSGVLMVVKCRKENSALKECLTAYYNDPAFYEECKMEYLKEREEFRKTGIPAKKRLQKLPTSM
- the CMC1 gene encoding COX assembly mitochondrial protein homolog isoform X1, which codes for MALDPADQHLRHVEKDVLIPKIMREKAKERCSEQVQDFTKCCKNSGVLMVVKCRKENSALKECLTAYYNDPAFYEECKMEYLKEREEFRKTGIPAKKRLQKLPTSM